The Brassica oleracea var. oleracea cultivar TO1000 chromosome C6, BOL, whole genome shotgun sequence genomic interval TCACATCGTCACATAGTATATGATTGCTCCTTCTTCTAGCGCCAAACTGTTAGGGGATTTTTGTGTACAAGCGATATGTGCTCAGCTCTACGGAATGATAGGAGGAAGGAGACATGTCGTTGAGTGTATTCTCCTGCTTCGATAGTTGATAAACCAGGAGATCCTGCTCTTAGGATACTGCCATATGGGTATGGGCCAGTATATGTCGTTGGTGCCTTAGTAGTAGCAGGGGAGATTGGTCGTTAGGCGGGGGCCGCCTATCGATGGTGAAGATCACAAGGTCTTCTTGATCTAGGATCGATGGTTCCGGCTACCAGGGCCGGTCCTTGGGTGCCTCCTGATCTGTAGTTGAGGGTTCTGGCTACCAAGGCCGATCCCTGGGTATCTGCGCACGGAACCATGGAAGGTGTTTGGATTTATGGCTGCATCCTTCAGTGGGGATTGATAGTAACCACCAGAGTCAGCCTATCATAGGCGTATCGAAGAATAAGGTCTTCTAGGTATGGAACCTTGCCTTGGCGGCTGTGGAATTGTGAGCTCTGGTCAAGGATGTCTAGGACCTCTTTCTTTAGGTTTAGAAACCTATATTTATAGTGGAGGTCGTCTGTAGGTCGGTCTTGGTCGGCCAATAGAGTTAAACTCTTCCAAATTCGGGAATATGGAAGGATCCCTTTATCGGAATATTTCCATTTTCTAGAGGAAGGGGGTGGTCCCTGGGACCTGACCCGGAGTACTTTCCATCGGGGACCGGGAGGCCGGTGTCCTACCTGGGATCTGGAGAAATTCAATACCTGAGTATTTTTCCAACAAGGACCCCAAAACCGAGGCCGGAGGCAGGACACTGGAAGCCAGAGGCAGGAACCCGAAGCCGGAACATGAATCCGGAAGCTGGAGTAATCTCTTCATGGAATATTTTTCCCCAACAGTACCATCACCCAAGCCGCTAACTAGTTTTAAGGGCACACCATCTATGACTTTCGGATAGATCAAACTGCCATTCGCGGCGAAAGAAGTTACGAAAATCGTCGACTTCGCGGTCGTCGACCACCCGAACATCTACAACTTAATCATGGGCACATCTTGGTTAAACCCCATGAAGGCAGTCCCATCGACCTACCACTTAGGCATGAAATTCCCGACTCATAATGGAATTGCCGCGATATGGGGATCCTAGACGCAATCAAGATGTTGCTTCCTGGCCGAACACAAGCTACGGCAGATCACGACCACCGCAATGGTGAAGCCCAAACGGGCAAAGCTAAGTCAGACGTCGACTGAAAATGCTTTGAAAAAGACGATCCAGAATCGTCGACTTAAGCAACGGCCAAAGAACAATTAGTTTCAGATCCTGCAACTAACGCGACCAATGCAGTAGCCGAGTAAACACACTCGCATAAACAAGCAGAACTACGAGATGGCTTGATCCCCAAAAGGGATACGTAGGCAGCTCGTCTAAGGACGAGTTCAGCTATCCCCCTTCCAAAGGGGGGGGGGGAGTGGGTACATATACGAATACTCGTATATTCCCGTATTCTAAAATTATTTGCCTTGTACTCAAAAATTTTCAAATTTTTTTGGCAATAAAGATTTCGTTAAAAATCTTGTTATACTTTCGAAAAAAATCCGTCTACAAACAAATTGTCACACCTTAAAACGGATCGACTCCACACCAGCTTATCCAGCAAAGAACAAAATCGTCATAAAAACATCACCGGAATCAACAAATTCCGCCGACCACTAAAAAATCCTTCGAAACCATAATTTGCTTGCACCGTCGATTCTGACCCTCGACCAAAACACAATCTCAGATACGCTACTAACATAAAGTGTGTTCTCCAAAAAAATAAGCGAGACGTCGCCTATATCTTCGAGAATATGCCCCAGTCCTTTCGTGACTAAAAAAAAAAATATTACAAACGGTTGTCGATTGGCCCCGCCAAGCACTTTAGCCATCCTAAACAAACGCATTTAGACCTATCCTAAGGATAGGTCCTCATACATCTTACTAGGATAGAATAGCGCGCTATAAAAGAAATCCAAAATTTTGGTCAGCACTTTCGAGAGACTTAAAAATTGTCCTCGAAGAGATGCTTGATTCCTACTATACAAGTTACGTAAGCCGAGAACATATCGCGGACCTTAAAGCGGGACGGAATCAGGTCAAAAACGATATGGGATCGTAAGTCAAAGTAGTCATCGCACCCCTTAAAACTGTGATTAGACCTAGGTCTTACCCTAAACCCAGCACACTGGTCTCTATCGTCTCAAGGCATGATATCGAAAAGATACGAGATCCTTAAAGCATGTCTCTTCGTCCACCTCTAAACACCCTCGAAACTTTGAGAATTTTTCAAACATCTCGAACGAGCAACGAACATGACGATCCACAAGAAAAAAGAAAAGGATAAGGAGCGAGATGACAACTCGAATCCTTCTCCTGATACTTAACAAAAACATTCTTGGAATCTTTTTATAAAAAGAGTACGAGCTACACATCGGCCGGTAAACGACAAGGAATCAAAGCCACATACGGCCTGTCCCACTACATAAAACACGGCCGTACTACAATTGAACTTCTTATTTGAGAGAGTAAATTCACTCCTTAGGGTAATTTGAGTCATATCAAATTTGGTGCAGTTGCTGGGGAGCTTTGATCGCCTATTAGATTTAATTTTTATTAAGTTTAAAAAAGATTGCTGACATAAAAATTTTTCTTGGATTTTCAGGTACATGCCCAGCAGTACCAGAAGCAACAAGGAAACTCAACTGCTATTCTCACCAAATCCTGCAAACTTCGAGCGTTCAATCCGCAAAGAAGCGCACTCCTGATCGATCGACAACAACACTTGTTCGTCGCTCGATTTTCGTCAACCACTGTCGACCCAGGTACTAGTCCCGTCGACTGGTACTCGCTCACCACCGTCGACCGAAGACACTCATCTTCCGTCGATCGACATCGATCGATACTTCAGTCCGAACATCGATCGATACTAAGCCGCGAGACATGGTTGCGAACTTGATTCTTGTACGAGATGAGTGAGGAGACCTGCATGACCAGGAGGGTCATCTGCGTAATGCAGCAGGTCAGAGGATAGATGCTCAGGGGGCTGCAATCCATAAGTCCGATTCTGATGCTAAATGAGCTACTCTACATGTACATGAGGCTGCTCGACCCAGAAAATTGGCTGACTACAACCGTTCAGATCAGTTCTACACCAACAGATCATCCATTCATCCTCCGACTATTCAGAGGGATTTCAAGTTGAAGCTGCAGTACTACACACTCGTGGGACAAACACCTTACTATGGGTTATCTCACGAGCATCCCATGTGTTTGGGAAAAATACTCAGGTATTAATTCCTCCAAATCCCAGGCAGAGCACCGGCCTCTGGATCCCCGCTGGAAGGAACCCCGGTTCCCAGGATTCCCGCTGGAATGAACCCCGGTTCCCCTCTACGAAGTACTCTGGGTCTGGTCCCCAGGACCGCCCCTTCCCCCCGGGGAAATGGAAAACTTCCGATAGGGAGAATCTTCCATATTTTCGAATATGGAAGAGTTTAACCTACTCCAACCGACTAAGGCCCGCCTTAGGAAGACTATATAAAGGGAACCTAAACCCTAAAGCAAGGGATCGACAATTCGAGACTTGGAGACTATAGCTAGACGGCTAGAATTAGGGTTCTTACTCAAATCATTGTAATCCTAGTTATTCTACTCAATAAGAACGTCTCTTCAAGTCTTTATCTCCACTGTATCTCTCAAAATCAAAACAAATACCTGCCTTGTCCATCGTTCCATGGTACTCACTAAGATCCTACACAAAAATCCCCTAACAGTTTGGCGCTAGATGGAGGAGAGTAATCTAAACTACGTGATAATGGCGGTGGACGAGCATGACGAGCTACCTGAAGTTACCCAGAGAGAAGCTGAAATCCAAAGACAAGTCGATGATCTGCAAGGTCAAGTAACCGGGTTACATAGAACGCGGGAAGATACCAACCCTGAGCTGTCCTCGGAGTTCCAGATCCTGAAGGAAAAGCTCGACGAACACTCCAAGCAATTGGAGCAGATCGCCGAAAAGCTCAGCCAGCTCGAATCAGAGAATCTTAACCTCCGAGATGAGAACCAAGCCCTTAACGCGTCGAGCAACAATAAGCGTTGATTCCGGACTCAGGTTCGGCCCATGCCGACTCTGGAAACACCTAGCTCCGGGGCAGGCGCGAATCTCCCAACTACGGCGCCGGGAGGCGACGCATCTACGCGAGAAAAGGCCAAGGATGCTCATACCTACGACGTGGAGGACAGCGACTCGGAGCCCGAGCCTGATAAGGAAACATCAGACGGAGCGGCGAGAACGGAGTCTCCTATGATCGCTCACCTTCACCAGATGTTCTCCGATATGCTCGATGCCATGCAGTCTGGTAGATAGACTCCCAGGGGTAGCTCCCCCCATCCGGAAGAGAAACCCCGATTCCTACGCCGATACTCCCTTTATGGATGAGATCACCTTGATCGAGATGCCCATGAAGTTCTCTTTCCCCAGCATAAAGGCGTATGACGGCACCACAGATCTGGACGACCAAGTTGCCAAATACAGACAAAGGATGCTCGCCGTAGCACTCCCAAAGGTGTCACGCGAAGCTACCATGTGCAAAGGTTTTGGCTCCACTCTGACCGGAACCGCTCTGCAATGGTATATCAACTTACCCTCCAGGTCCATAGCCTCCTTCGCGGTTCTCAGCGACAACTTCGTGGAGCAATTTGCCAATAGCAGGGACCTAGAGAAAACCTCCGACAGCCTCTACGAAATCCTCCAGCACCGAGCAGAACCCCTGCGAGGCTACATAGCCCGCTTCAATCAAGAGAAGGTGGCTATTCCCGAATGTAGTATCCTCACTGCTATCTCTGCTTTCAAGAGAAGTCTGCTCCCTGATGGAGACTTCTACAAGGAGGTGACCAAATATCAGTGCAAAACCATGGAAGACGTCCTATCTCGAACCTGGGCACAGGTCAAATGGGTGGAAGATGTCGCCAGCCGTGCCAAAGCGCAACAAAAGAAAGATCCCATGACGATCAGACCATACCAAACCGACTGAGACGAGAAACCCTCTCAAAGACCAGCTAGGGACTCCGGAAACCGAAACTGGGGCAAATACCCGAACCGGCCGATCGAAAAGGCAGAAGGGATGGCAGTGTCCACGTGGCCTGACATCTGTCACCTCTCCGTCTCAAGGGCGGAGCTGGTCAATGTTCTGAGGCAGATGGGCCAGCAGGTTAAGTGGCCTCAGAAGATGAAAGCCCCCGACTCTTTCCGGAACCCTGGCTTCTGGTGCAACTTCCATCGAGACCACGGTGATAAAACGGAGGACTGCGTCGCACTAAAGATCAAGGTCAACGAGCTGCTTAGGAAAGGGCACCTCAGGGAGTTCTTTTCCGAGAAGGCCAAGAGCCATCTAAGCAAGGAGACAATGGGTAAGCCCACTGAAGCTGCTTGTCTCGCCACCGCGACAGGACCGAGTGTTCGATGTCATTTCGGGCGGTTCGGAAATCAGCGGCATAAGCCATGCAGCTGTGAAGAAAAGCACCTAGAATGCCAACCACGGCCTAGAGGCAGCCAGGCCAAAACGCCTGCTTCTAGGAACAGACGAGATAAGCTTCACAGCCAAGGAGCAGGAGAGAGTTCTCACTCCGCATCACGACGCCCTGGTTATTTCACTCACTGTAGTGAACTGCCTGGTAAAATGGATACTGGTAGATAATGTAAGTTCCGGCAACATCATCTTCCAGGCCGCATACAAGGATCTGGGGCTGGAGGAAGGCGCTCTAACTCGGAGGATAACCCCCCTTATAGGGTTCAGCGGGGAAGTCAAGCAAACCGCCGGGGAGGTAACCCTCCCCGTATACGCCGAAGGAATCAACATGTCAACCAAATTCCTCGTGGTTGATTGTAATTCGTCTTACAACATGATCCTAGGACGGCCCTGGATCCATGGAATGGAGGCCGTCCCCTCGACTCTTCACCAAATGGTGAAATTCCCTACACCCTGGGGCATAAAGGCGATCAAAGGGGATCAGGAATATTCCCGCTCTTGCTATAAGACCACTCTGAAGGGAAATACCAAGGTCTTATAGCAATTACAAAGCAAACCTCCGGCTCATCACACCGTGGAACCAGAGGTAGAGGAAATGGATGACGTGCCATTGACCGAAGGAGATCAGACCCAACATCTCAAGATCGGCTCCAAGCTAACCGAAGGATTGAGAAGAAGACTGATATGCCTGCTTCGATTGAGAAGAAGACTGATATTCCTCAGGTCTAACTCCGAGTGCTTCGCTTGGTCCCACGAAGATATGCCTGGGATCGATCTGGAGGTCATCATGCACAAGCTGCAGGGGGACCTCCTACACCAACCCGTCAGACAAAAGAGATGGAAGTTTGCCCCCGAGAGAGACGCGATCATCAACGATGAAGTCATGAGCCTGCTTGGCGCGGGGTTCATTTGTGAGGTGCAGTACCCAGAGTGGCTAGCCAACGTCGTCGTGGTCAAGAAAAATAATGTGAAGTGGAGAGTCTGCAGTGACTTAACGGACATCAACAAGTCCTGTCCAAAGGACCATTTCTCGCTACATCATATCGACAAGCTTGTGGACGCCACCACGGGGCACCAGCTGATGAGCTTCATGGACGCATTCTCCGGCTACAATCAGATACTTATGCATCCAGAAGACCAGGAGAAAACATCCTTCATGACGTCCAGAGGTATCTACTGCTACAAGGTCATGCCCTTCGGCCTAAAGAACGCATGATCAACCTATCAACGGCTGGTAAACATGATGTCCGCGGACCAAATCGGGAGAACCATGGAGGTCTACATCGATGACATGCTGGTCAAATCCCTGGAAGCGGAAGACCACGTATCTCACCTGCAGCAAGCCTTCTCCACCCTCAGAAAATATAACATGAAGCTTAACCCAGCTAAATGCTCATTTGGGGTCAGT includes:
- the LOC106297416 gene encoding uncharacterized protein LOC106297416; the protein is MDDVPLTEGDQTQHLKIGSKLTEGLRRRLICLLRLRRRLIFLRSNSECFAWSHEDMPGIDLEVIMHKLQGDLLHQPVRQKRWKFAPERDAIINDEVMSLLGAGFICEVQYPEWLANVVVVKKNNVKWRVCSDLTDINKSCPKDHFSLHHIDKLVDATTGHQLMSFMDHPKDFQWTGECGEVLLLYLAVSEHGVSAVLVHKEGNKQLPIYYVSKALLDAETRYSHLEKLALALIVAPRKLRPYFQAHPIVVVTYFSVKLVLHKPEVSGCLAKWAVELGEYDAIF